From a region of the Triticum aestivum cultivar Chinese Spring chromosome 7D, IWGSC CS RefSeq v2.1, whole genome shotgun sequence genome:
- the LOC123169738 gene encoding non-specific lipid-transfer protein gives MAMRPLVVLALAVALAGVALGGGAAEGAGECGRSSPDRMALRMAPCISAADEPDSAPSSSCCSAVHTIGKSPSCLCAVMLSGTAKMAGIKPEVAITIPKRCNMADRPVGYKCGDYTLP, from the exons ATGGCAATGAGGCCGCTTGTCGTCCTGGCCCTGGCCGTGGCGCTCGCCGGCGTGGCACTGGGAGGGGGCGCGGCGGAGGGGGCCGGCGAGTGCGGGAGGTCCTCCCCCGACCGGATGGCCCTGCGCATGGCCCCGTGCATCTCGGCGGCGGACGAGCCGGACTCGGCGCCGTCGAGCAGCTGCTGCTCGGCGGTGCACACCATCGGCAAGAGCCCCAGCTGCCTGTGCGCCGTCATGCTGTCCGGCACCGCCAAGATGGCCGGGATCAAGCCCGAGGTCGCCATCACCATCCCCAAGCGCTGCAACATGGCCGACCGCCCCGTCGGCTACAAGTGCGGAG ATTACACGCTGCCTTGA